In Roseivirga misakiensis, a single genomic region encodes these proteins:
- a CDS encoding ankyrin repeat domain-containing protein, with amino-acid sequence MKRKTSKDMGNNKSNLAKPALAVLFLTIGLMLQSCSNQKEGEDVKVKAPKQTLFEAAFLGNVTNVNKHIEAGTALNLKDDFGSTALVIATIFNKVDVAIALIEGGADIEVKGDDGSTTLHTAAFYGRTEIVKALLNKGANTAALNNYQSTALASVQVPFDQVKPLYDQISKDLRPLGLTLDYEELKSARQEIAELIINQQK; translated from the coding sequence ATGAAACGAAAAACATCAAAAGACATGGGTAACAACAAAAGTAATTTAGCGAAACCAGCATTGGCAGTGCTTTTTTTAACCATTGGTTTAATGCTACAATCTTGTAGTAATCAAAAAGAAGGAGAAGACGTTAAGGTCAAAGCACCAAAACAAACACTTTTTGAAGCCGCCTTCCTCGGAAATGTGACTAATGTGAACAAGCATATTGAAGCAGGTACAGCATTGAACCTAAAGGATGATTTTGGGTCTACTGCTCTAGTTATTGCCACTATATTTAATAAGGTGGATGTGGCCATAGCACTCATCGAAGGAGGTGCTGATATTGAGGTAAAGGGTGATGATGGTTCAACAACCCTTCATACTGCTGCTTTTTATGGTAGAACGGAAATAGTAAAAGCTTTACTCAATAAAGGAGCAAATACTGCGGCGTTAAATAACTATCAAAGTACGGCTTTGGCTTCGGTTCAAGTTCCATTCGATCAAGTGAAACCTTTATACGATCAGATTTCAAAAGACCTACGTCCTCTAGGTTTGACATTAGATTATGAAGAATTGAAGTCTGCTCGTCAAGAAATTGCTGAGTTAATCATTAACCAACAGAAATAA